One Hemitrygon akajei chromosome 11, sHemAka1.3, whole genome shotgun sequence DNA segment encodes these proteins:
- the LOC140735911 gene encoding ciliary microtubule inner protein 1-like isoform X3: MIGTNLIKSETEAAKKWANRWGFLVTQRNQVEAEQEKLRNKCRLLTPEHLKVRPASPVSKHIQVAPSPAVPKTTQGLIGWRSGVAGLELERYGSSRQGKWSFLHQMNWPEDSID; this comes from the exons GACAAACTTAATCAAATCGGAGACAGAGGCTGCCAAGAAATGGGCCAACAGATGGGGATTTCTGGTGACCCAGCGCAATCAG GTTGAGGCTGAACAGGAGAAACTGAGAAATAAATGCAGACTGCTTACTCCTGAACACCTGAAAGTtcgacctgcatctccagtcagcAAGCACATCCAG GTGGCTCCATCTCCTGCTGTACCAAAGACAACACAAGGTTTGATAGGCTGGAGGTCCGGGGTAGCAGGACTAGAGCTGGAGCGATATGGAAGCTCGCGGCAAGGAAAATGGAGCTTTCTCCATCAAATGAATTGGCCAGAAGACAGTATTGACTAA